TGGCGGGCTCGGTGAGGGCGAGGTTCGTCGGCGCGGTCGGGGCCTGCGTGTCGCCCGTGGTGGGCCCGTAGATCTCCAGTTCGGCCACCTGGGCGGCCTGTGCACCGGAGTTGGCGGTGAACAGGACACGGACGTGGCGCGCCGTCGTGGCGTCGAAGCTGATCGTCGCCGACTGTCCGCCCGCCGCGTCGAAGCGGTAGGCCTTGGAGGCGGTGAGGTCGGTGAAGTCCGAGCCGTTGGCGCTGCTCTGGAGCTTCAGGGTCTGACTGCGCGCCGCCCACCCGTCGGGCAGTCGCAGCACCACCCGGTCCACGCCCAGCGACGCGCCCAGGTCCGCCTGGATCCACTGCGGGAACTGGTCGTCACGGCTCGCCCAGTGGCTGTCGCGGTTGCCGTCGTTGGCGTTGGCCGGGGTCTGTGAGTCGTTGCTGCTACTGGCGGTGAGGGGCTTGCCCGCGGCGAGGTCGGCCGAGGAGTCCTGGGCGCCCCGGACCTCCAGCTCGGAGAGCTGGGCGGCCGGCCAGCCGGTGTTGGCGGTGATGTTGACGCGTACGAAGCGGGTCAGGGTGGCCGGGAACGCGATGGTGACCTCGTTGGCGGCTCCGGGGGCGAAGGTGTACGTCGCGGAGTTCTTCAGGGTCGCGAAGCTGGTGCCGTCCGCGCTGCCCTGGAGGGACAGCGTCTGGGTGCGGGTCTCCCAGCCCGCCGGAAGAGTCAGCTTCACCTCGTCGACCCGGGTGCCGGCGCCCAGGTCGGTCTGGACCCACTGGGGCAGTCCGCCTCCGGCGCTCTCCCAGTACGTCGACCGGTTGCCGTCGGTGATGTTGGCCGCGCCGTACTCGGCGTGGGCGCTGCTCGCCGCCGCGGCCCGGCCTGCGGCGAGGTTGGGGCCGTCGGCCGCCGCAGCGGCGAGCGACGGTATGCCGATCATCAGAAGACTGGTCGTGACGACGGCGGATATCGCCCGCCACCTCCAGCGTTGGGCTCTCATAGCTCCCCGATCTTCGGCCTCGGCGCAGGGCGCGCCGAGGGCGCGGCTCTGTGACCGCAGCCAGGGAACACGGATTTCTGCATACGCTGCGGCCTGTTTTGCGTCGTGCCGTCAGAGAATTGCAGAGAAATGAGAGGCCGTCCACCGTTCCGACAACAGCCGGACGGGCAGTCCGGCCCCGTCGCGGGAGACCGGACAGCCCGTCCGACGGTTCGTCAGAGGCCGCCGGTGTACAGCAGGCGGTCGGGCGAGCCCTGGCCGAGGCCGGAGAGCACGTCGGGGGTGGCCGTGTCGTTGAGCCACCGCGCGACGGCGGCGGGCGAGGCGGAGGGGTTCTCCTGCTTGTAGAGCGCGGCGACGCCCGCGACGTGCGGGCTGGCCATGGAGGTGCCGTTCAGCGAGACGGTGCCGCCGCCGAGCCGGGCGGAGACGATGTCCGCCCCGGGGGCGTACAGCGCGAGGCAGGAGCCCCAGTTGCTGAAGGAGGTCTCCCCGTCCTGCCGGTCGCTCGCGCCGACCGCGACCACGCCGTCGGCGGCGGCCGGCGAGACGTCGCAGGCGTCCCGGTCGTCGTTCCCGGCGGCCACGACGGGCAGCACGCCCGCGTCGCCGACGGCCTCGACCGCCGCGTCGACCGCGCTGGAGCGGGCGCCGCCGAGCGAGGCGTTCAGCACACCGGGGGTCTTGGTGCGCTCGGCGTCCTTGGCGACCCAGTCGAGCCCGGCGAGGATGCCGGCCCAGGTGCCCCTGCCCTCGCAGTTCAGGACGCGTACGTTCACCAGCGAGGCGTCCTCGGCGACGCCTGAGGTCGCACCGCCCGCGGTGCCGGCGACATGGGTGCCGTGTCCGTTGCAGTCCATGCCGTCGCGGCCGTCGCCGACGGCGTCGTATCCCTTCACGACCCGGCCGCCGAACTCGCTGTGCGCGGCGTCGATCCCGGTGTCGACGACGTACACCTTCACACCGTCGCCGGTGGCCGTGGTGGTGAAGGTGTCGTCCAGCGGCAGGGCGCGCTGGTCGATGCGGTCGGTGCCCCAGCCGGCCGCGGGGGCCCGGAAGAGGCTTCCCGCCCTGGGCGCCTCCACGGCCACCTCGGCGTTCTCCTCGACGGCGAGGATGCCGGGAACGGTGCGTACGGCTTCGAGTTCGGAGGCGGTGAGCGTGGCGGCGAAGCCGTGCAGGACGTTTCCGTAACGGAACATGGGGCTGAGCCCGAGCTCCCGCAGGACGGTGTCCGGCGAGAGTTCGGGCTTCAGGGTGACGATGTACTGTCCGGGTACGGCCCGGGTGGACTGCTCCACCACGACCCCTTCCGGTCCGCTGTCGGCCGAGGCCGGGGCAGGGATGGCGATCATCGGGGCGATCAGCGGCAGGACGGCCGTGGCCCAGCGGGCGGGCAGGCGCATGCATTCTCCTCGGGAGGGGGATCCGTTCGCGGAGCGAGTGCATCCGCGAAGCGCGAACATCCGTTCCTTCGTCCCCGCCCGCCGGTCGCCTTAGCCGGTTCAGCCGGACAGCGCAACGCCGGCGGTCAGCTCCAGTTCGTCGAAGCCGGCTCCGACGGACGGGCGGAGGCCGTCGCGGGTCCAGCGGCCCACGGCCGTCTCGGCGGTGATGCCGGGTCCGAAGCCGGCGATGAGTCCCTGCGCGGACTCGGCGGCCCCGCCGTCGTCGAAGAGCCTGGCCAGCGCGTCGAAGACGACGGAGCTGGCGATGTTGCCGCGTTCGGTGAGGGTGGCACGGCTGTAGCGGAACATCTCCGGCGGCAGCTTCAGGAAGTGGCAGAGGTCGTCCAGGATGCGCGGCCCGCCCGCGTGGACGATGAAGAAGTCCATGTCCGGGACGGACCAGCCGTGCAGGTCGACCAGGTTCTGGAGGACCGGGGCGAGCATCTCCATGGTGCCGGGGACGCGCTTGTCCAGCAGGAAGTGGAATCCGGTGTCGCGGACCGCGTAGGAGATCCAGTCCTCGGTGTCGGGCACCAGGTGCGAGCCGTTGCGCTCCAGCCGCATACCGGTGCCGCCCTGTCCCCGGACGACGGCGGCGGAGAGCGCGTCCCCGAAGAGCCCGTTGGAGAGCAGCGAGCCGACGCCGATGTCGGTGGGCTGGTAGCACAGCGAGCAGAACTCGCAGGAGACGATGAGGACGTTGGCCTCGGGGTAGGCCACACAGAAGTCGTGCGCGCGGTTGATGGCCGCGCCGCCCGCCGCACAGCCGAGCTGGGCGATGGGCAGTTGGCGGGTCTCGGGCCTGAAGCCCATGGTGTTGATGAGCCACGCGGTCAATGAGGGCATCATGAAGCCCGTGCAGGAGACGTAGACGATCAGGTCGATCTCGGACGGGTCGGTCTCGGCGTGGGCGAGGGCCTGCCGGACGACGTCGGGCACCCGCCTCTTCGCCTCGGTCTCGTACACCCGGTTGCGGAGCTCGAAGCCGGGGTGCTTCAGGGTCTCCTCGATGGGCTGCACGAGGTGCCGGGTCTGGACGCCGGTGTTCCGGATGAGCCGCAGGACGAGCTCGCGCTGCGGGTGCCCGGCGTGGGTCTCGCGGGCCAGGTCCAGGGTCTGCTGCATCGTGATGACGTGCTCGGGCACAGCGATGGCGGGTCTGCACAGGGTCGCCATGGGTTCTCCTCGTATCTCGGAGCGGAGGCTCTCGTCACCAGGTGACGGGCAGAGCGAGCGGGTAGCGCCAGATGGACGTCGTGTTCCACTCGATGTCCTCGGGCGGCACGTCCAGACGCAGGGCCGGGAAGCGGGTCAGCAGGGTGGAGAAGGCCACTTCCAGCTCCATGGTGGCGAGCGGCGCGCCCAGGCAGTGGTGGGCGCCCCAGCCGAACGTCATATGGGGGATGGACGGGCGGTCGGGGTCCAGCTCGTCGGGGCGGTCGAACTTGGCGGCGTCCCGGTTGGCCGTCAGATAGGACACGTGGACCACGTCCCCGGCCTTGATGAGGACACCGGCGAGCTCCACGTCCTCCAGGGCGATGCGCGGGATGCCGACGCCCTTGCGGAAGGGGATGTGGCGCAGCAGCTCCTCCAGCGTGCGGGGCAGCCGCGCCGGTTCGGCCTGGAGGGAGTGGAGGAGTTCCGGGCGGGTGAGCAGGGTGTAGGCGATGTTGCCGAGCTGGTAGGTGGTGGTGTCCTGGCCGGTGATGAGCAGGACCATCGCCATGACGGCCAGTTCGTCGTCGTCCAGCAGTTCGGCGCCGTCCCGCGCGGT
This sequence is a window from Streptomyces parvus. Protein-coding genes within it:
- a CDS encoding type III polyketide synthase, whose translation is MRGEPMATLCRPAIAVPEHVITMQQTLDLARETHAGHPQRELVLRLIRNTGVQTRHLVQPIEETLKHPGFELRNRVYETEAKRRVPDVVRQALAHAETDPSEIDLIVYVSCTGFMMPSLTAWLINTMGFRPETRQLPIAQLGCAAGGAAINRAHDFCVAYPEANVLIVSCEFCSLCYQPTDIGVGSLLSNGLFGDALSAAVVRGQGGTGMRLERNGSHLVPDTEDWISYAVRDTGFHFLLDKRVPGTMEMLAPVLQNLVDLHGWSVPDMDFFIVHAGGPRILDDLCHFLKLPPEMFRYSRATLTERGNIASSVVFDALARLFDDGGAAESAQGLIAGFGPGITAETAVGRWTRDGLRPSVGAGFDELELTAGVALSG
- a CDS encoding S8 family peptidase; translated protein: MRLPARWATAVLPLIAPMIAIPAPASADSGPEGVVVEQSTRAVPGQYIVTLKPELSPDTVLRELGLSPMFRYGNVLHGFAATLTASELEAVRTVPGILAVEENAEVAVEAPRAGSLFRAPAAGWGTDRIDQRALPLDDTFTTTATGDGVKVYVVDTGIDAAHSEFGGRVVKGYDAVGDGRDGMDCNGHGTHVAGTAGGATSGVAEDASLVNVRVLNCEGRGTWAGILAGLDWVAKDAERTKTPGVLNASLGGARSSAVDAAVEAVGDAGVLPVVAAGNDDRDACDVSPAAADGVVAVGASDRQDGETSFSNWGSCLALYAPGADIVSARLGGGTVSLNGTSMASPHVAGVAALYKQENPSASPAAVARWLNDTATPDVLSGLGQGSPDRLLYTGGL